The proteins below are encoded in one region of Aquisphaera giovannonii:
- the atpC gene encoding ATP synthase F1 subunit epsilon — translation MAEAVEVGVEKKRPVSGEDRRLQVVVVTPERTALEQEADFVALPLHDGELGVLPGRAPAIGRLGYGELRTKTGETTRRYFVDGGFVQIRDDVVTVLTSRAIAAEKIDAAAATQELQKAEHLRAVTPEELAAKTRGVARARAMLRVKAH, via the coding sequence ATGGCGGAAGCGGTCGAGGTGGGCGTCGAGAAGAAGCGCCCGGTCAGCGGCGAGGACAGGCGCCTCCAGGTCGTCGTCGTGACGCCCGAGCGGACCGCGCTGGAGCAGGAGGCGGACTTCGTCGCCCTGCCACTCCATGACGGCGAGCTCGGCGTCCTCCCCGGCCGGGCGCCGGCGATCGGCCGCCTCGGCTACGGCGAGCTCCGCACGAAGACCGGCGAGACAACCCGCCGCTACTTCGTCGACGGCGGCTTCGTCCAGATCCGGGACGACGTCGTGACCGTGCTCACCTCCCGCGCCATCGCGGCGGAGAAGATTGACGCCGCCGCGGCGACCCAGGAGCTCCAGAAGGCCGAGCACCTCCGGGCCGTCACGCCCGAGGAGCTCGCTGCCAAGACGCGAGGCGTCGCCCGCGCCCGCGCCATGCTCCGCGTCAAGGCTCACTGA
- a CDS encoding CPBP family intramembrane glutamic endopeptidase — translation MPLHREYRNGKPLLVIESPEPPATSYWSATRRPLPSLILVAPLILMYELGVVWQGGSGAAVRTGADAWMRRLLSSVGMTDQWLPPLALVLILLAWQVCSPRNWRFSPSTLVGMVLESGLLAIALVGISRLIDVGFTFLDQHPPLALAVEARPGLSPYAPLIGFLGAGVYEEALFRLILVPVFFHTLKILQMPQVLASALAVTGSALLFSLAHHAGTPGEAFTWYAFVFRWTAGVFFAWVFIVRGFGIAVGTHTAYDVLVGWVGWQL, via the coding sequence GTGCCGCTGCACCGGGAGTACCGGAACGGCAAGCCGCTGCTCGTCATCGAGTCCCCGGAGCCGCCGGCCACGAGCTACTGGTCGGCGACGAGGAGGCCGCTCCCCTCGCTGATCCTGGTCGCCCCCTTGATCTTGATGTACGAGCTGGGCGTCGTCTGGCAAGGGGGCTCGGGGGCGGCGGTACGCACCGGGGCGGACGCCTGGATGCGTCGGCTGCTCTCCTCGGTCGGGATGACGGACCAATGGCTGCCGCCGCTGGCGCTGGTGCTCATCCTCCTGGCCTGGCAGGTCTGCAGCCCTCGCAATTGGCGGTTCTCGCCGTCCACGCTGGTCGGCATGGTCCTCGAGAGCGGCCTGCTGGCGATCGCCCTGGTCGGGATCAGCCGGCTGATCGACGTGGGCTTCACGTTCCTCGACCAGCATCCTCCCCTGGCGCTGGCCGTCGAGGCCCGGCCGGGCCTCTCGCCCTATGCGCCCCTGATCGGCTTCCTGGGGGCCGGGGTCTACGAGGAGGCGCTCTTCCGGCTGATCCTGGTGCCGGTCTTCTTCCACACCCTGAAGATCCTCCAGATGCCCCAGGTGCTGGCGAGCGCGCTGGCGGTCACGGGCTCCGCCCTCCTGTTCTCCCTGGCCCATCACGCCGGGACCCCGGGCGAGGCCTTCACCTGGTACGCGTTCGTCTTCCGATGGACGGCCGGCGTCTTCTTCGCCTGGGTCTTCATCGTCCGCGGGTTCGGCATCGCGGTCGGCACGCACACCGCGTACGATGTCCTCGTCGGGTGGGTGGGGTGGCAGCTCTGA
- a CDS encoding metallophosphoesterase family protein, with protein sequence MPDTRPRLRIVHVSDIHFWRYAWNPLRLLGKRAVGMASLLRGRAARFRLERIEDVVDRVLSLEPDHILITGDLTTTALPAEFRAARKALGPWLRDRGRVTVLPGNHDRYTVGAHRNRRFEEYFGEFMPKPTFPWLRHLDGRTAILGLDPTRAAVSARGLLPAHQFAKARELVQGMEPAKRRLIVACHYPLHAPEAHRRELSGKRMINAGEVSAWLAGVGPHVYCCGHVHAAWSFRPEAIPGQLCLNAGAPLLRDHSGHRPPGFLEITLEGERITVDHHAWRSGGWIVAKL encoded by the coding sequence ATGCCAGACACACGCCCCAGGCTCCGCATCGTCCACGTCTCGGACATCCATTTCTGGCGGTACGCCTGGAACCCGCTGCGGCTCCTCGGCAAGCGGGCCGTCGGCATGGCCTCGCTCCTCAGGGGGAGGGCCGCCCGGTTCCGCCTGGAGCGGATCGAGGATGTCGTGGACAGGGTGCTGTCGCTGGAGCCGGATCACATCCTGATCACCGGCGACCTCACGACCACGGCCCTCCCGGCCGAGTTCCGCGCGGCGAGGAAGGCCCTTGGGCCCTGGCTGAGGGACCGCGGCCGCGTGACCGTGCTGCCCGGCAACCACGATCGCTACACCGTCGGCGCCCACCGGAATCGTCGGTTCGAGGAATACTTCGGCGAGTTCATGCCGAAGCCGACCTTCCCCTGGCTGCGTCATCTTGACGGCCGCACCGCGATCCTCGGCCTCGACCCGACGCGGGCGGCGGTCTCGGCCCGGGGGTTGCTGCCGGCCCATCAGTTCGCGAAAGCCCGGGAGCTCGTCCAGGGGATGGAGCCCGCGAAACGCCGGTTGATCGTGGCCTGCCACTATCCGCTCCACGCGCCCGAGGCTCATCGGCGGGAATTGTCGGGCAAGCGGATGATCAATGCGGGCGAGGTCTCGGCCTGGCTCGCCGGCGTCGGGCCGCACGTCTACTGCTGCGGCCACGTCCACGCCGCCTGGTCGTTCCGGCCGGAAGCCATCCCGGGGCAGCTCTGCCTGAACGCCGGCGCCCCCCTGCTGCGCGACCATTCCGGCCACCGCCCCCCGGGGTTCCTCGAGATCACGCTCGAGGGCGAGCGGATCACGGTCGATCACCACGCTTGGAGAAGTGGCGGCTGGATTGTCGCGAAACTCTAG
- a CDS encoding c-type cytochrome — MTVRSRLHRVIGLCFLVPAISGCSDSFLAGKLHYVENEALTKDVKGRSSLVGKPRLQEKVRKALADIFGEDPQRIRVPEAMGGLLNSGGAYLGNYQVQDGVVKHSANEDPVTKQFTRYAGGYGIYRRQCLHCHGVSGAGDGPTAPFLYPYPRDYRKGLFKFTSTPNGARPSKEDLKRTVRNGLNGTSMPAFHSLLSDFEIDQVVDYVIFLSIRGETELALIDEGAISDETDINALSPETAAEIADGVIRRWIADQSKVVNPTIARTESTRESILRGRELFLGKTPEKLECSGCHGLLARGDGKSFVPQDVFNQVVFGGNPSERQQRIDALSPEMKDLWGQKLDDWGNPLRPANLNRGKDTVYKGGRRPIDIYWRIAKGITGAQMPAHYPTIDEKKVWDLVNFVLALPFEPELLGESPHPGGPEVPPGVSGTPPVAAR; from the coding sequence GTGACCGTGCGGAGTCGGCTTCATCGAGTCATCGGCCTCTGCTTCCTGGTTCCCGCCATCTCCGGTTGCTCCGACAGCTTCCTCGCGGGAAAGCTCCATTACGTGGAGAACGAGGCCCTGACGAAGGACGTCAAGGGCCGGTCCAGCCTCGTCGGCAAGCCGAGGCTCCAGGAGAAGGTCCGCAAGGCCCTCGCGGACATCTTCGGGGAGGATCCCCAGCGGATCCGCGTCCCGGAGGCCATGGGCGGCCTGCTCAATTCCGGCGGTGCCTACCTGGGCAACTACCAGGTCCAGGACGGCGTGGTGAAGCACTCGGCGAACGAGGACCCGGTCACCAAGCAGTTCACGCGCTACGCGGGGGGCTACGGGATCTACCGCCGCCAATGCCTGCACTGCCACGGCGTCTCGGGCGCCGGCGACGGCCCGACGGCCCCGTTCCTCTATCCCTACCCGCGCGACTATCGCAAGGGCCTGTTCAAGTTCACGTCCACGCCCAACGGCGCGAGGCCCTCGAAGGAGGACCTCAAGCGGACCGTCCGCAACGGCCTCAACGGGACCTCGATGCCGGCGTTCCACTCCCTGCTCTCGGACTTCGAGATCGACCAGGTCGTGGACTACGTGATCTTCCTCTCGATCCGCGGCGAGACCGAGCTGGCGCTCATCGACGAGGGGGCGATCTCGGACGAGACCGACATCAACGCCCTCTCGCCCGAGACGGCCGCGGAGATCGCCGACGGCGTGATCCGGCGCTGGATCGCCGACCAGTCGAAGGTCGTCAACCCGACAATCGCCCGGACCGAGTCTACCCGCGAGAGCATCCTCCGAGGCCGCGAGCTGTTCCTCGGCAAGACGCCGGAGAAGCTCGAATGCTCGGGATGCCACGGCCTGCTGGCCAGGGGCGACGGCAAGAGCTTCGTCCCCCAGGACGTGTTCAACCAGGTCGTCTTCGGCGGCAACCCGAGCGAGCGGCAGCAGCGGATCGACGCCCTGAGCCCCGAGATGAAGGACCTCTGGGGCCAGAAGCTGGACGACTGGGGCAACCCGCTCCGCCCGGCGAACCTGAACCGGGGCAAGGACACCGTCTACAAGGGCGGCCGGCGGCCCATCGACATCTACTGGCGGATCGCCAAGGGGATCACCGGCGCCCAGATGCCGGCCCACTACCCGACCATCGACGAGAAGAAGGTGTGGGACCTCGTGAACTTCGTCCTGGCCCTCCCCTTCGAGCCCGAGCTGCTCGGGGAGTCGCCCCATCCCGGAGGGCCGGAAGTCCCGCCGGGTGTGTCGGGGACGCCTCCGGTCGCCGCCCGCTGA
- the atpG gene encoding ATP synthase F1 subunit gamma gives MAKARAIVKRRQAVQNIRKITRTMELIATARFRKTLDRATEAEAYTRKIAELVADLGETSRDVKHPLLEKRDPVKRSLLLVLTSNRGLAGGYNGNVLRLAYRRYQELETDGIETRLEVSGKRGVNFMKYRKTRMDATYNQFEDRPQFDEVERLADRYIAMYIAGEIDQLDVVYTRFINAARQVATLTTLLPIVAGDLGAAGEPVMKSKAPRPDEAAAKSKERVPYEFLPDAGSILEEIVPVSFKVRLFKCFLDAAVSEQIARMVAMRGATQNADDLIKSLTRQYNRARQSQITGDLADIVGAAAALS, from the coding sequence ATGGCCAAAGCCCGAGCGATCGTCAAGCGCCGCCAGGCGGTCCAGAACATCCGCAAGATCACCCGGACGATGGAGCTGATCGCCACGGCGCGGTTCCGCAAGACGCTCGACCGCGCGACCGAGGCGGAGGCCTACACGCGGAAGATCGCCGAGCTCGTGGCCGACCTGGGGGAGACCTCTCGGGACGTCAAGCACCCCCTGCTCGAGAAGCGGGACCCGGTGAAGCGGTCCTTGCTCCTGGTCCTGACGAGCAACCGCGGCCTGGCCGGCGGCTACAACGGCAACGTCCTGCGGCTGGCGTATCGCCGCTACCAGGAGCTGGAGACCGACGGCATCGAGACGCGGCTGGAGGTCTCCGGCAAGCGCGGCGTCAACTTCATGAAGTACCGCAAGACGCGGATGGACGCGACGTACAACCAGTTCGAGGACCGGCCGCAGTTCGACGAGGTGGAGCGGCTCGCCGACCGCTACATCGCCATGTACATCGCCGGCGAGATCGACCAGCTCGACGTCGTCTACACCCGCTTCATCAACGCCGCCCGCCAGGTGGCGACCCTCACCACCCTGCTGCCCATCGTGGCCGGGGACCTGGGCGCCGCGGGCGAGCCGGTGATGAAGTCGAAGGCCCCGAGGCCCGACGAGGCCGCCGCGAAGTCCAAGGAGCGGGTCCCCTACGAGTTCCTGCCCGACGCGGGGAGCATCCTGGAGGAGATCGTCCCGGTCTCGTTCAAGGTCCGGCTCTTCAAGTGCTTCCTGGACGCGGCGGTCAGCGAGCAGATCGCCCGGATGGTCGCCATGCGGGGCGCCACCCAGAACGCGGACGACCTGATCAAGTCGCTGACCCGCCAGTACAACCGGGCCCGGCAGTCCCAGATCACCGGCGACCTCGCCGACATCGTGGGGGCCGCCGCCGCCCTCTCTTGA
- the atpD gene encoding F0F1 ATP synthase subunit beta produces the protein MATATKTGRIAQVIGSTFDAEFDEGHLPHIYNALTVDAEQAGVPIHLTGEVQQHLGGNRVRCVALGSTDGLVRGMTVVDQGAPVSVPVGKGALGRVFNLLGEPIDGRGPVHSDERWPIHREPPDFDNLSPKTEQFETGIKVVDLLTPFVRGGKIGLFGGAGLGKTVILTELIARIASVHSGYSVFAGVGERTREGNDLWLEMQETQIGKTGKSVIDSTVMCFGQMNEPPGARLRVALSALTMAEWFRDATGADTLLFVDNVFRFSQAGSEVSALLGRMPSNVGYQPTLATEMGALQERITSTKKGAITSVQAVYVPADDLTDPAPATTFGFLDAFIVLSRSISEKGIYPAIDPLGSSSRILDPQYVGQEHYDVARRVQAILQRYKELRDIIAILGVDELSEDDKLIVHRARRIERFLSQPFIVAEVFINKPGRYTKLPDTIRSFKEICDGKWDHLPEQAFMYVGAIEEAEEQAKKMGAI, from the coding sequence ATGGCCACCGCGACCAAGACCGGACGGATCGCCCAGGTGATCGGCTCGACCTTCGACGCCGAGTTCGACGAGGGGCACCTGCCCCACATCTACAACGCCCTGACGGTCGACGCCGAGCAGGCGGGCGTCCCGATCCACCTGACCGGGGAGGTCCAGCAGCACCTCGGCGGCAACCGCGTCCGCTGCGTCGCGCTGGGGTCGACCGACGGCCTCGTCCGCGGCATGACGGTCGTCGACCAGGGGGCGCCCGTGAGCGTCCCCGTCGGCAAGGGGGCCCTCGGCCGGGTCTTCAACCTGCTCGGCGAGCCGATCGACGGCCGCGGCCCGGTCCACTCCGACGAGCGCTGGCCGATCCACCGCGAGCCGCCGGACTTCGACAACCTCTCCCCCAAGACGGAGCAGTTCGAGACCGGCATCAAGGTCGTGGACCTGCTCACCCCGTTCGTCCGCGGCGGCAAGATCGGCCTCTTCGGCGGCGCCGGGCTCGGCAAGACGGTCATCCTCACGGAGCTGATCGCCCGCATCGCGTCGGTCCACAGCGGCTACTCCGTCTTCGCGGGGGTCGGCGAGCGGACCCGCGAGGGGAACGACCTCTGGCTCGAGATGCAGGAGACGCAGATCGGCAAGACCGGCAAGTCGGTCATCGACAGCACCGTGATGTGCTTCGGCCAGATGAACGAGCCCCCGGGCGCCCGGCTCCGCGTCGCCCTCTCCGCCCTCACGATGGCCGAGTGGTTCCGCGACGCCACCGGCGCCGACACTCTCCTGTTCGTGGACAACGTCTTCCGGTTCAGCCAGGCCGGCTCGGAGGTCTCCGCGCTCCTCGGCCGGATGCCGTCGAACGTGGGCTACCAGCCGACCCTCGCCACCGAGATGGGCGCGCTCCAGGAGCGGATCACCTCCACGAAGAAGGGGGCCATCACCTCGGTGCAGGCGGTGTACGTCCCGGCCGACGACCTCACCGACCCGGCCCCGGCGACGACCTTCGGCTTCCTCGACGCCTTCATCGTGCTCTCGCGGTCGATCTCCGAGAAGGGGATCTACCCGGCCATCGACCCGCTCGGCTCCAGCTCGCGAATCCTGGACCCGCAGTACGTCGGCCAGGAGCACTACGACGTCGCCCGCCGGGTGCAGGCCATCCTCCAGCGGTACAAGGAGCTCCGGGACATCATCGCCATCCTCGGCGTGGACGAGCTCTCCGAGGACGACAAGCTGATCGTCCATCGCGCCCGCCGCATCGAGCGGTTCCTCTCGCAGCCGTTCATCGTCGCCGAGGTCTTCATCAACAAGCCGGGCCGCTACACCAAGCTGCCCGACACGATCCGCTCCTTCAAGGAGATCTGCGACGGCAAGTGGGACCACCTGCCGGAGCAGGCCTTCATGTACGTGGGTGCCATCGAGGAGGCCGAGGAGCAGGCCAAGAAGATGGGGGCCATCTGA